A genome region from Trachemys scripta elegans isolate TJP31775 chromosome 2, CAS_Tse_1.0, whole genome shotgun sequence includes the following:
- the CXCR6 gene encoding C-X-C chemokine receptor type 6, whose translation MELPECYYPDLNLTCNDYNENEHFLQASKIFLPCMYALAFAFGLIGNSLVLIIYIFCEKLKTLTDVFLVSLATADLLFLSTLPFWAYSAAHEWIFGSLMCKIIRGLYTLNLYTSMLTLTCITIDRFIAIAQATKAHMCQAKRMVWGKVICMLVWVISLAFAMPQFKYSRQSNYDKSVCHAIYPSHLIELVFKVLQMTLGFFIPMLTMIICYSIIIKTLFHARNFQKHKSLKIIISIVVVFILTQLPYNLLILIRNIHVEFNLDYNFDSAVVITEAIAYLHGCLNPVLYFFIGVKFRKNFQKIIKNIRCVKRQGIVKQWQTTEEEGSKTCTASPNVEATSMYPL comes from the coding sequence ATGGAGCTTCCAGAATGTTATTACCCAGACCTTAACCTCACATGCAACGATtacaatgaaaatgaacattttctccAGGCCAGCAAAATCTTTCTGCCCTGTATGTATGCATTAGCTTTCGCCTTTGGGCTGATAGGAAATTCTTTGGTCCTTATCATATACATTTTCTGTGAGAAACTGAAGACATTGACGGATGTATTTTTAGTGAGCTTGGCTACAGCAGACTTGCTTTTCCTTTCCACCTTGCCATTCTGGGCATATTCTGCTGCTCATGAGTGGATTTTTGGCTCCTTGATGTGTAAAATTATACGGGGCCTGTATACTTTGAATCTGTACACTTCAATGTTAACGCTCACTTGTATAACTATTGACAGGTTTATTGCTATTGCCCAAGCCACAAAAGCCCACATGTGTCAAGCCAAAAGAATGGTTTGGGGGAAAGTCATCTGCATGTTAGTTTGGGTGATTTCACTAGCATTTGCAATGCCACAATTTAAATACAGTAGACAATCGAACTACGATAAGTCAGTCTGTCATGCAATATATCCTTCACATCTCATAGAGTTGGTTTTTAAAGTACTCCAAATGACCCTTGGATTCTTTATCCCCATGCTAACCATGATTATCTGCTACTCAATAATTATCAAAACTTTATTTCATGCCAGGAATTTCCAAAAGCACAaatccttaaaaataataatttctataGTAGTGGTGTTCATTCTTACTCAGTTACCCTACAATTTATTGATACTCATACGCAATATACATGTGGAATTCAACCTGGACTACAATTTCGACTCTGCGGTGGTCATAACAGAAGCAATTGCTTATCTCCATGGCTGTCTCAACCCCGTTCTGTATTTCTTTATTGGGGTGAAGTTCAGGAAGAACTTCCAGAAAATCATTAAGAACATCAGATGTGTTAAGCGCCAAGGTATCGTGAAGCAATGGCAAACCACTGAAGAGGAGGGCTCAAAAACTTGTACTGCCTCACCCAATGTAGAAGCAACAAGCATGTATCCATTATAA